The DNA segment GTTTATGATCTTTATCTGATTGGATAAAGCTATGGAGCATTAAAATTGGAATTTGTCCCCGAAACTTTCGGATCCGGATCATGTGGCTCCGTCAACCCCCAGCAGCAATCCGAAATTAAAATAATCCCTTGCTGCACATTCTACCAAAGCTAACGGCTAGTTGAGTTATTGAATCCCATCACCTCGCTGCCACTTCTACtgagacctctctctctctctctctctccgcctgcCAAACCTTACTGCCCCTCTTATCTGTAAAGCAACGGGAGAAGAGAAGGGAGGACGGATCAGCGAGCTATGGCGGAGGAGACGGGGTTGGGGTACGGCGGTGGTGGGGAGGCGGCGGATGGGTCGGTCGGACTCGAGGCGGCGATCCAGGCGCTGAACACCATCATCCAGCTCCACTTCGAGAAGATCCTGGAGAAGAAGCGGGAGGTGGACGAGCAGAAGAAGGAGATGTGGCGCCTCTTCCagctcttcttccttttcctggCGGTGGTGCTCGCCGCCCAGCTGGGGTCTCCACCCGAACGCCTCCAGTGCCGCCACTGCTGGGCCCCCATCGGCCTCCTCTCCCTCGGCCACCTGGCCTTCTACGTCGCCGTCGCCCAGACCCTCCGCTGCATCAACGGCTTCAAGTACCAGCGCCGCTGCCACAAGCTCACCCTCGCCCTCGCCACCGATCGCCTCAAGCTCCTCAAGATGCGCTTCTCCTCCTACTCCGCCGTCGCCGCGGGCGCCGATCCCCCGCCCGTGCTGCCGCGCGACTTCGAGATCCATTACCAGGAGCCGCCGGACAGCTACCTCGGCAAGTTCAAGCGCAGCTGGGCCATGCATTTCGGCTTCCTCATGTGCACCTTCGGCGTTATGGTCTCCGCCTCCGTCGTCCTCCTCTGCTTCTGAAAGCTTCCCAAAGCTTCCGCTGCCGCAGCGCATCCCATCCTTCTCCTGTTGCTGCCAGTGGCCCACAGTAGTTGACCCATGCTACTTAGCATGCTTGGTTGTAGACATGTCAAGTGTTTATGTAGAAATTGTTTGATTTAGCATGGTGATCTGGTCTAGTAAAGAATGCATTATCCGGTCCGACTCATCGCAGCGCGAGACAATCGAACGAGCCCAACCGAGATTAGACCGGTCACCGTCCGGTTTTTTACCTCTCTCGCTGGAGCACGCATAATAAGCACCTTCTCACTCTCGCTCACTCAATTATTTCCATGGAGGAGGGGTCGCCATCATTGCCTTTCCCATCCCTATCGGTTCCCCCTTTCTTAGGGCATCTTGCAGATCCACAAATCCGGCTTGCTCGAAGTTCCATCTGGCTTGCTCCGTTCCTTCTCCGATCCCGAGTTCTGTAAGAAGAATCGTCGTTGGGTCATGTGATCATGCCGGCCACGGACTACCAGGGCTCTTCTATCCCTTTCGCCTCCATCGGCCGGTCCATCCTGAGCATCCGCCGTGACCAGGTCCACGCCGTCGACAGCCAACAACATGACTCTTCCTCCGGTGACCTCGGGGTTGAGGCCTTCCAGAAGCACGTCGCCGACCTCTTCCTCGACCTCGCTTCCGCCTCCTCGTCTTCGACGGCCGATGAGTTTCTCTCCCTCGCTTGGGTCCGCAAGCTGCTCGACAGTTTTCTCATCTGTCAGGAGGAGTTCCGGGGCATCCTctttggctgcggcaagggccagGAGATGATGCTCTCTCGGCGCCCCCTCGACCGTTTCTTGTCCGACTTCTTCGACCGCGCCGTCAAGGCCCTTGACGTCTGTAATGCCGTCCGCGACGGCGTCGACCAGCTGCGCCAGTGGCGCCAGCACCTTGAGATCGCGCTCGCGGCCCTCGGCGGCGGCCGGCCCCTCGGCGAGGGCCATCTGCGTCGCGCCCGCAGGGCCCTCACCGACCTCACCATCCTCATGCTCGACGAGAAGGAGGCCGCCGGAGGGCCTGCCCTCAGCCACCGCAATCGCTCTTTCGGCCGCGCTGGCAAGGAGCCGCCCCACCACCGGCGTGGCGGTAGTGGTGG comes from the Musa acuminata AAA Group cultivar baxijiao chromosome BXJ1-10, Cavendish_Baxijiao_AAA, whole genome shotgun sequence genome and includes:
- the LOC135595264 gene encoding protein BYPASS1-LIKE-like — protein: MPATDYQGSSIPFASIGRSILSIRRDQVHAVDSQQHDSSSGDLGVEAFQKHVADLFLDLASASSSSTADEFLSLAWVRKLLDSFLICQEEFRGILFGCGKGQEMMLSRRPLDRFLSDFFDRAVKALDVCNAVRDGVDQLRQWRQHLEIALAALGGGRPLGEGHLRRARRALTDLTILMLDEKEAAGGPALSHRNRSFGRAGKEPPHHRRGGSGGAAASLGNFRSLSWSVSRSWSAARQLQAIGNNLAAPRGNEVAATNGLAVPVYTMGSVLFFVMWALVAAIPCQDRGLQTHFSVPRTFLWAASITSLQERIFEESKKKDRKNSCGLLREIHQVEKCSRHLSELLDLVEFPLTEEKEMELRQAVEELAAVCNVLKEGLDPLERQVREVFLRIMRSRTEGLECLSRSHDPE
- the LOC135595265 gene encoding uncharacterized protein LOC135595265; the protein is MAEETGLGYGGGGEAADGSVGLEAAIQALNTIIQLHFEKILEKKREVDEQKKEMWRLFQLFFLFLAVVLAAQLGSPPERLQCRHCWAPIGLLSLGHLAFYVAVAQTLRCINGFKYQRRCHKLTLALATDRLKLLKMRFSSYSAVAAGADPPPVLPRDFEIHYQEPPDSYLGKFKRSWAMHFGFLMCTFGVMVSASVVLLCF